From a single Gimesia fumaroli genomic region:
- the purN gene encoding phosphoribosylglycinamide formyltransferase — MNADLTLAPVQNRPLKLAVLISGGGTTLTNFLEKRAAGELNIEVPLVIASRPDCGGIAKAEAAGLRCEVIRRRDFENTQDFSAAIFNLCREAEVDLVTLAGFLSLIHIPDDFQYRVMNIHPALIPAFCGHGFYGHKVHEAVVARGVKVSGCTVHFADNEYDHGPIIGQSTVPVKGTDTPDEVAANVFQAECELYPHVIRLFAAGKIKIVDRRAVIEE, encoded by the coding sequence ATGAACGCGGATCTCACTCTCGCACCTGTCCAGAATCGTCCTCTCAAACTGGCCGTTCTGATTTCCGGCGGCGGAACCACTCTCACGAACTTTCTGGAAAAACGGGCAGCCGGTGAACTCAACATCGAGGTACCGCTGGTCATCGCCAGCCGCCCCGACTGCGGAGGAATCGCCAAAGCCGAAGCCGCCGGACTGCGCTGCGAAGTGATCAGACGTCGCGATTTTGAAAACACGCAAGACTTCAGTGCCGCGATTTTTAATCTCTGTCGCGAAGCCGAAGTTGATCTGGTGACACTCGCCGGCTTTTTGTCACTGATTCATATTCCTGACGACTTCCAGTACCGCGTGATGAATATTCACCCGGCGCTCATTCCCGCCTTCTGTGGACACGGATTTTACGGCCATAAAGTTCATGAAGCCGTCGTCGCGCGCGGCGTCAAAGTCAGCGGCTGCACCGTACACTTTGCCGACAACGAATACGATCACGGTCCGATCATCGGACAGAGCACTGTTCCCGTCAAAGGAACCGACACGCCCGACGAGGTCGCGGCGAATGTCTTCCAGGCCGAATGTGAGCTCTACCCCCACGTCATTCGACTTTTCGCAGCTGGTAAAATCAAAATCGTCGATCGCCGTGCTGTCATCGAAGAGTAA
- a CDS encoding multicopper oxidase family protein, producing MVTPNDRREFLVKGAAATAGLFAAGSVMGQQPETASISGADEEAGPGVDDGYPRMHPGLGGPIGSPTDRGKLVPGLRAPGLTPVNVIAPDLPTTFGKIVDGAREFHLRAMPVRREVLPGIWMDAYGYNEQFPGPVLEMYQGERVRIIFKNELPEATTLHSHGMELPVYMDGIPAVTQNLVKPGETFVYEYDVHQEGSYFLHPHVAMQEAIGMVVPFIIHPKVAFEPTVDRDFVLMTQQFSMLPNTSIPDTTSMDWNFLTINGRCGPYTTPLVCKLGERIRIRFLNFSTLHQHPMHLHGHTFWVTATEGGRIPESAWIPGNTVIVGVAQSREVELVANNPGDWVMHCHMFHHMMNHMVTQVGPIVRDNKNKAGFEVPGFPQMMSSAKLTPEDVYKLTSRRETQGMREGWYHGVHGLFTVLRVLPPELYDKVMYTNDPIPPNSSNPLGPPPGSQKL from the coding sequence ATGGTGACTCCCAACGATCGCAGAGAATTTCTGGTCAAAGGTGCGGCTGCGACCGCCGGCCTGTTTGCCGCAGGTTCGGTGATGGGGCAGCAGCCTGAGACGGCATCAATTTCCGGCGCGGATGAAGAGGCGGGGCCCGGTGTCGATGACGGATATCCCCGGATGCATCCCGGTCTGGGAGGGCCAATCGGCAGTCCGACGGATCGGGGCAAGCTGGTCCCCGGTCTTCGCGCACCGGGTTTGACGCCCGTGAATGTCATTGCCCCCGATTTGCCAACGACGTTCGGGAAAATTGTCGATGGGGCGCGGGAATTTCATCTGCGTGCGATGCCGGTGCGTCGTGAGGTCTTACCGGGCATCTGGATGGACGCCTACGGTTACAACGAACAGTTTCCGGGGCCCGTGCTGGAGATGTACCAGGGGGAACGGGTGCGGATTATTTTCAAGAATGAACTGCCCGAGGCGACCACGCTGCATTCGCATGGAATGGAGTTGCCGGTCTATATGGACGGGATTCCGGCGGTGACTCAGAATCTGGTTAAGCCGGGTGAGACGTTCGTGTATGAATATGATGTGCATCAGGAAGGGAGTTACTTTCTGCACCCTCATGTCGCGATGCAGGAAGCGATCGGGATGGTGGTGCCGTTCATCATTCATCCCAAGGTGGCATTCGAGCCCACCGTCGATCGGGATTTTGTGTTGATGACGCAACAGTTTTCCATGTTGCCAAACACAAGTATTCCGGATACGACGTCGATGGACTGGAATTTCCTGACGATCAATGGTCGTTGTGGCCCTTACACAACGCCGCTGGTTTGTAAACTGGGGGAACGCATTCGAATTCGGTTTCTGAATTTCAGCACGCTGCATCAGCATCCAATGCATTTGCATGGGCATACTTTCTGGGTGACCGCAACAGAGGGGGGCCGCATACCGGAGTCGGCGTGGATTCCCGGCAATACGGTAATAGTGGGCGTCGCGCAATCGCGCGAGGTGGAATTAGTCGCTAACAATCCGGGAGACTGGGTGATGCACTGTCATATGTTCCACCACATGATGAATCATATGGTGACCCAGGTCGGACCAATTGTGCGCGACAATAAAAACAAAGCCGGCTTTGAAGTGCCCGGATTCCCACAGATGATGTCAAGCGCGAAACTGACGCCGGAAGACGTGTATAAATTGACAAGTCGTCGAGAGACGCAAGGGATGCGGGAAGGCTGGTATCATGGCGTGCATGGATTGTTTACTGTTCTTCGCGTGCTGCCGCCCGAGCTCTATGACAAAGTAATGTACACGAACGATCCAATTCCGCCGAATTCGAGTAACCCCCTGGGGCCGCCTCCGGGAAGCCAGAAGCTTTAG
- the mqnE gene encoding aminofutalosine synthase MqnE: protein MNLNQTEQQQLDLITRKVEAGERITFDEGVFLDEKVDILTLGALANQIRERKNGNFAFYNTNIHLNPTNVCVYRCKFCAFRADLKSPRGYTFTDDMIRERVQEARTTGATEIHVVGGLHHQKKFDWYLNVVRVIHEEYPELHIKAWTPVEINWFSFMTKKPTRWVLEQMMEAGLSSMPGGGAEIFHPEVREQICEHKADAESWFEVHHEAHNLGLRSNATILYGHYEQAKHRIDHLCRLRELQDETGGFQTFIPLAFHPENTGMSEIHKPSGLMDLKVIALSRIMLDNFDHIKAYWIMLGEKTAQTALSFGADDLDGTVVHELIYHDAGAKTPEGLTVEQLHRLINEAGRIPVERDTLYRHIVREGADWSVGEPILTSAAS, encoded by the coding sequence ATGAATCTAAATCAAACCGAACAACAACAGTTGGATCTCATTACCCGCAAAGTCGAAGCCGGCGAACGCATCACTTTTGATGAAGGCGTCTTCCTGGATGAGAAAGTCGATATTCTGACGCTGGGTGCACTGGCCAATCAGATTCGCGAACGCAAAAACGGTAACTTCGCGTTCTATAATACCAACATTCATTTGAACCCAACCAATGTCTGTGTCTATCGCTGTAAGTTCTGTGCATTCCGGGCCGACCTGAAATCGCCCCGTGGCTACACCTTCACCGATGACATGATCCGCGAACGTGTTCAGGAAGCCCGGACTACCGGCGCAACGGAAATTCACGTCGTGGGAGGCCTGCACCATCAGAAAAAATTTGACTGGTATTTGAATGTGGTTCGCGTGATTCATGAAGAATATCCCGAACTGCACATCAAAGCCTGGACACCCGTGGAAATCAACTGGTTCAGTTTTATGACCAAAAAGCCGACACGCTGGGTCTTGGAACAGATGATGGAAGCCGGTCTTTCCAGCATGCCGGGCGGGGGCGCAGAAATCTTTCACCCCGAAGTCCGCGAACAGATTTGCGAGCACAAGGCCGATGCAGAAAGCTGGTTCGAAGTTCACCACGAAGCCCACAACCTCGGCTTGCGCAGTAACGCCACCATTCTCTACGGCCACTATGAACAGGCCAAGCATCGCATCGACCATCTCTGCCGCCTGCGAGAGCTGCAAGACGAAACCGGCGGCTTCCAGACATTTATTCCCCTGGCATTCCATCCCGAAAATACAGGCATGTCAGAGATCCATAAACCATCGGGACTGATGGACCTGAAAGTAATCGCTTTGTCACGAATCATGCTCGACAACTTTGACCACATCAAAGCCTATTGGATCATGCTCGGCGAAAAGACCGCACAAACAGCACTGAGCTTTGGAGCAGACGACCTGGACGGGACCGTGGTTCATGAACTGATCTATCACGACGCCGGCGCCAAAACTCCGGAAGGTCTGACTGTCGAACAATTACACCGTCTGATCAATGAAGCAGGCCGAATTCCCGTCGAACGTGATACACTCTACCGTCACATCGTCAGAGAAGGCGCTGACTGGAGTGTCGGCGAACCGATTCTGACCTCCGCCGCTTCGTGA
- the trxA gene encoding thioredoxin has translation MAENVLEFTDANFQSEVIEASEPVLVDFWAPWCGPCKMMMPTIEEIASDYSGRVRVGKLNTDENPGVASSNNISAIPTVMLYKNGQVVETFVGVTPKERFSASLDSQL, from the coding sequence ATGGCTGAAAATGTCCTGGAATTCACTGATGCGAATTTCCAATCTGAAGTAATCGAAGCGTCGGAACCAGTTTTAGTTGACTTTTGGGCTCCCTGGTGCGGTCCTTGTAAAATGATGATGCCGACCATCGAAGAAATTGCCAGCGATTACTCAGGCCGGGTTCGTGTGGGAAAATTGAACACGGATGAAAATCCAGGTGTTGCTTCCTCAAACAACATCAGCGCGATTCCAACTGTGATGCTTTACAAAAATGGTCAGGTTGTTGAAACGTTTGTGGGCGTGACTCCCAAAGAACGCTTTTCCGCATCTCTTGACAGCCAGTTATAA
- a CDS encoding sugar nucleotide-binding protein, with amino-acid sequence METVLVIGLDTVAGANIATCLSSRYRVVGLTSTTPVSIQGCETHTYLEDDVETAEHWLSLARPQWVVYCGVAANSAWSVDPGKFSANDPVVAVRNWVNAAELHSARFTHISSDAIFTGPWMFHEEDCQGVCESEQAEILRAIEREVSLCDNTLIIRTNVFGWNPATYGPGEIENLVQTLQAGTYSKLDCYRHATPLLATDLAAIIEHAYQERLTGIFHVAGGERISPVEFVQRLAATFGLTVPVLPRANVLNERTTGFANGETSLHTRKIRRALSISMPMLDDGLQRLFDQQHNGFLNRLNDAPVRQYEQEIAA; translated from the coding sequence GTGGAAACAGTTCTGGTTATTGGACTTGATACGGTTGCCGGAGCAAATATTGCAACCTGCTTATCCAGTCGATATCGGGTTGTAGGATTAACTTCAACGACACCGGTTTCCATCCAGGGATGCGAAACTCATACTTATCTGGAAGATGATGTCGAGACAGCCGAGCATTGGTTGTCCCTGGCTCGTCCGCAGTGGGTTGTGTATTGTGGCGTAGCAGCCAACTCTGCCTGGTCGGTCGATCCTGGAAAATTCTCCGCGAACGATCCAGTCGTGGCGGTGCGAAACTGGGTGAATGCTGCGGAATTGCATTCGGCCCGCTTTACCCACATCTCTTCTGATGCCATCTTTACCGGTCCCTGGATGTTCCATGAAGAGGACTGCCAGGGAGTGTGTGAAAGCGAGCAGGCAGAGATTCTTCGCGCCATCGAACGCGAAGTCAGCCTGTGTGATAATACATTGATTATCAGAACCAATGTCTTTGGCTGGAACCCGGCAACATACGGGCCTGGCGAGATTGAAAATCTGGTACAAACTTTGCAAGCCGGCACCTATTCCAAGCTGGATTGCTATCGGCATGCCACTCCACTGTTAGCGACGGATCTGGCTGCGATTATTGAACATGCCTATCAGGAACGATTGACGGGCATCTTCCATGTAGCAGGCGGCGAACGAATCAGCCCTGTAGAATTCGTCCAACGACTGGCGGCGACATTTGGATTAACCGTGCCTGTGCTGCCTCGTGCGAATGTGCTCAATGAACGTACTACCGGCTTTGCCAATGGTGAGACTTCACTGCACACCCGCAAAATTCGTCGTGCGTTGAGCATTTCGATGCCGATGCTGGATGACGGTTTGCAGCGTCTGTTCGATCAGCAGCACAATGGTTTCCTGAATCGTCTGAACGATGCCCCCGTTCGACAATACGAGCAGGAAATTGCCGCTTAA
- the def gene encoding peptide deformylase, translating into MAALEIVNYPHPALRWKSKLIKSISPELRDTVKTMFELMYEARGIGLAANQVALPYRLFVINLTSDPNESEEEFVFINPEITKRKGTTEGEEGCLSLPQVYGDVKRSEEITVEAYDLDGQLFEITLDDLAARAVQHELDHLDGIMFPDRMVDTKRVELDALIADFESEFRHKQKSGEYPSDEEIRKQLQQLEEALG; encoded by the coding sequence ATGGCTGCTTTAGAAATCGTTAATTATCCTCATCCCGCCCTCCGCTGGAAATCCAAACTCATCAAAAGTATCTCGCCCGAACTGCGCGATACCGTAAAGACCATGTTTGAGTTGATGTACGAAGCGCGGGGCATCGGTTTGGCTGCCAATCAGGTCGCACTTCCCTACCGTCTGTTTGTGATTAATCTGACATCCGATCCTAATGAAAGCGAAGAAGAATTCGTATTCATCAATCCGGAAATCACTAAACGCAAAGGGACCACGGAAGGCGAAGAAGGCTGCCTGAGCCTGCCCCAGGTGTATGGCGACGTGAAACGATCAGAAGAGATCACCGTCGAGGCCTATGATCTGGATGGCCAGTTGTTCGAAATCACACTCGATGATCTCGCCGCACGTGCGGTCCAGCACGAACTCGATCACCTTGACGGCATCATGTTTCCGGATCGAATGGTGGATACGAAACGAGTCGAACTGGATGCACTGATCGCCGATTTCGAATCAGAATTTCGACATAAACAGAAGTCCGGCGAGTACCCGTCTGACGAGGAAATTCGTAAACAACTGCAACAGCTTGAAGAGGCGCTGGGATAA
- the fmt gene encoding methionyl-tRNA formyltransferase: MPLKVVMMGTGTFAIPAFQALIDSEHQVLGLYTQPDRTGRGHHRHKNPMKELALAHEIPVFQPPKINTPESLEELRQLDADVFLVAAYGQILSQELLDIPKYGAFNLHASLLPKYRGAAPILYAIRNGEIKTGVSLFRIERALDSGPVAAMVETSIGPKETTGEVQNRLAELSAPLALDVLKEIEQGTLKETPQDHTEATFAPTLDKQEGAIDWNQSASQIACHVRAMQPWPNPFSFLQQPEQEPLRLLILDVELLNSEQIGELNLDQELQNSAPGTVIFANTKRVLISTGKGVLELKQIQPQGKRPMQTSQFLCGRKINPGDHFGNPPAEQG; encoded by the coding sequence GTGCCTTTAAAAGTTGTCATGATGGGAACCGGCACGTTCGCCATCCCCGCATTTCAGGCGCTGATTGATTCCGAACACCAGGTACTCGGGCTATATACCCAACCCGATCGAACAGGCCGCGGCCATCATCGGCACAAAAATCCCATGAAGGAGCTCGCACTCGCACATGAAATTCCTGTGTTTCAGCCTCCCAAAATCAATACGCCGGAATCGCTGGAAGAATTGCGGCAACTTGATGCGGATGTGTTTTTAGTCGCCGCTTACGGACAGATTCTCTCACAAGAACTTCTGGATATTCCCAAATACGGGGCCTTTAACCTGCACGCCTCACTATTGCCGAAATACCGTGGGGCTGCCCCCATTCTGTACGCCATTCGAAACGGCGAAATCAAAACCGGCGTTTCTCTGTTTCGCATCGAACGCGCTCTCGACTCCGGTCCGGTTGCAGCAATGGTCGAAACTTCTATCGGCCCCAAAGAAACCACGGGCGAAGTCCAGAACCGACTGGCCGAACTCTCCGCCCCGCTCGCATTGGATGTACTCAAAGAAATCGAACAGGGAACACTGAAAGAAACACCACAAGATCATACTGAAGCAACATTTGCGCCCACTCTCGATAAACAGGAAGGCGCCATCGACTGGAACCAGAGTGCTTCGCAAATCGCATGTCACGTTCGGGCGATGCAGCCCTGGCCTAATCCCTTCTCATTTCTCCAGCAACCAGAGCAGGAACCACTTCGATTATTGATACTGGATGTGGAACTACTCAATTCAGAGCAAATAGGCGAACTGAATCTCGATCAGGAACTCCAGAATTCCGCCCCAGGCACAGTGATCTTTGCCAATACAAAACGAGTCCTCATCAGCACCGGCAAGGGAGTGCTGGAACTGAAACAGATTCAGCCTCAGGGAAAACGGCCCATGCAGACCAGCCAGTTCTTGTGTGGCAGGAAAATCAACCCTGGAGACCACTTTGGAAACCCTCCCGCAGAGCAAGGATAA
- a CDS encoding DUF1570 domain-containing protein, which translates to MKRQAPNRPNQSSNRKSQRILKALTLSLCLLLCLLLTQGCRSAAKNQTVHLPARHSVSAEQLIVLSDFKLGQDHELFQDLIKLREDVAETLSIPLNSEQVTVYLFTNQEEYRNYLDMTYPGLPPRRAYFVGTPKELAVYTFWGERIQEDLRHEFTHGLLHASLKTVPLWLDEGLAEYFEVAGNTPGQVNRDHASRLSTALNNGWKPDMKRLEQLEKVSQMQRVDYQEAWAWVHFMLNSTPETRDTLLEYLAELRTNNHPEELSTRLPRDIPGVDQRFVNYVASLNTFPSR; encoded by the coding sequence GTGAAACGACAAGCACCCAACAGACCGAATCAGTCTTCCAACAGGAAGTCTCAACGAATACTCAAAGCACTGACTTTGAGTCTCTGTCTGTTGTTGTGCCTGCTGTTGACTCAAGGCTGTCGTAGTGCTGCCAAAAATCAAACAGTCCATCTACCGGCCCGGCATAGCGTAAGTGCGGAACAGCTCATTGTCCTTAGTGATTTCAAACTCGGGCAGGACCATGAACTGTTTCAGGATTTGATCAAGCTCCGTGAGGACGTCGCTGAAACGTTGAGTATTCCACTCAACAGCGAACAGGTCACCGTCTACCTCTTCACCAATCAGGAAGAATATCGAAATTATCTGGACATGACCTACCCGGGGTTGCCTCCCCGCCGTGCCTACTTCGTGGGAACTCCCAAGGAATTGGCCGTCTATACATTTTGGGGTGAGCGCATTCAGGAAGACCTGCGGCACGAATTCACGCACGGTCTGTTACACGCCAGCTTGAAAACCGTCCCTTTATGGCTCGATGAAGGACTGGCGGAATACTTTGAAGTCGCCGGCAATACGCCCGGACAAGTTAACCGCGATCATGCTTCGCGGCTTTCCACCGCCCTGAATAACGGCTGGAAACCCGATATGAAACGTCTTGAGCAACTGGAAAAAGTCTCACAGATGCAGCGGGTTGACTATCAGGAAGCCTGGGCCTGGGTACATTTCATGTTGAACAGCACGCCGGAAACGCGAGACACACTGCTTGAATATCTGGCGGAACTGAGAACCAACAATCATCCCGAAGAACTGAGCACACGGCTGCCCCGTGATATCCCGGGCGTCGATCAGCGGTTTGTAAACTACGTCGCCTCGTTAAATACGTTCCCCTCACGCTAA
- a CDS encoding VOC family protein, with protein sequence MTDSAVSDSIQVQSFDHITLVVKDLEASRQFYVDFLGMEHVPRPGFSFEGHWFQIGDQQIHLILEHDQSGKAGNLDPDQNTRTHHFAFQVNDAKQAYEKAVSREIPIVSPPKSRPDGATQTFVNDPDGHIIELCSLA encoded by the coding sequence ATGACCGATTCTGCCGTTTCTGACTCCATTCAGGTACAGTCGTTTGACCATATCACACTGGTCGTAAAAGACCTGGAAGCATCTCGCCAGTTCTACGTCGATTTTCTGGGAATGGAACATGTTCCACGCCCGGGGTTCTCTTTTGAAGGGCACTGGTTCCAAATCGGCGATCAGCAAATTCATCTGATCCTCGAGCATGATCAATCCGGAAAAGCCGGCAATCTCGACCCCGATCAGAACACACGCACGCATCATTTTGCGTTTCAGGTTAACGATGCAAAACAAGCTTATGAGAAAGCCGTCAGCCGGGAAATCCCCATTGTTTCGCCCCCCAAATCGCGACCCGATGGTGCCACGCAAACCTTCGTGAATGACCCGGACGGCCATATTATCGAACTCTGCTCACTGGCTTGA
- a CDS encoding coiled-coil domain-containing protein, with product MSDEIKPEQKTESPSPFAGMKPTSGDAADSRPLSSPQGVERRADSPHHSQAPIPQDEASSFSAQKQAALEESLSFASVAAEMQTQGAAEAGASLTGAELLSQAGEIANYLKSQFAEISRREQTLSGQLSELDNERRKIRMWVGQIEEQYDEREASVREKETELIRKAVECEKLAKTVQHEQEKVFDAQDALELERSEMRDQILIEFAQQRETLERQRLDLNQERSRIREEVQSSLAEQRRDLEHAQEEWRGVKQTELNHLKRERELHETTIRKVEEELASRKENFELELKTQKADWESQRQAELESLESQKRDFVIRSEEIEHQLRIQREDLQREYSSREEQFEQKRTLIENRIKFQENHLLRLRKQIEQEQHEFQRQQQIQQQQHEQNERIHLLRMKQLDRFRDLLHQREESLSRERSLHLELRRKVERQELNQAQRMTQEYESWKKDRDAQKAELRRQQDMLALHADNLERRRERLDTLRSEVEETHRGTLEMRLALEEGWAQLTQVEGEEAARERLEKARDALAAHYRQLRESLSVERQELDHSQEVFHRHRDEFRQERQDLSEWIAERDEQLRLRGEQLRFEAEQMSIRDAAWDQNRETWLQEKVHAELIIRELLQQLAELTGAEMTVDEAVPELNMVSSTSFHEPASEIPGEAPLDERAESVEEDAGNEPDTES from the coding sequence ATGAGCGATGAAATCAAGCCTGAGCAGAAAACAGAGTCCCCTTCTCCGTTTGCGGGTATGAAACCGACCAGCGGTGATGCGGCTGACTCTCGACCTCTTTCCAGTCCCCAGGGCGTAGAACGCCGGGCAGACTCTCCGCATCATTCACAAGCACCCATTCCGCAGGATGAAGCCTCGTCTTTCAGTGCCCAGAAGCAGGCAGCTCTGGAAGAAAGTCTCTCTTTTGCATCAGTCGCTGCGGAAATGCAGACACAGGGGGCAGCGGAAGCAGGTGCTTCTTTAACGGGCGCCGAGCTTTTATCGCAGGCGGGAGAAATTGCCAATTACCTCAAATCGCAGTTTGCCGAAATCAGTCGTCGTGAGCAGACGCTGAGCGGCCAATTGAGTGAGCTTGATAATGAGCGACGCAAAATCCGGATGTGGGTCGGTCAGATTGAGGAACAGTATGACGAACGGGAAGCAAGCGTCCGCGAGAAAGAGACCGAACTGATTCGTAAAGCGGTCGAGTGTGAAAAGCTGGCAAAAACCGTGCAGCATGAGCAGGAAAAAGTGTTCGATGCCCAGGATGCGCTGGAGCTGGAACGCAGTGAAATGCGGGATCAGATTCTGATTGAATTTGCTCAGCAGCGGGAAACGCTGGAACGACAGCGTCTGGATTTGAATCAGGAACGTAGCCGGATTCGTGAAGAGGTGCAATCCTCACTGGCCGAGCAGCGACGCGACCTGGAACACGCCCAGGAAGAATGGCGGGGCGTGAAGCAGACTGAGTTGAATCATCTGAAACGCGAACGTGAATTACATGAAACCACGATTCGAAAAGTAGAAGAAGAGCTCGCTTCTCGTAAAGAAAACTTTGAGCTGGAACTGAAAACGCAAAAAGCGGATTGGGAGTCCCAAAGGCAGGCAGAGCTGGAATCACTGGAATCCCAGAAACGAGATTTTGTGATTCGTTCTGAAGAAATTGAACATCAGCTGAGAATTCAGCGTGAGGATCTGCAGCGCGAGTACAGTTCCCGGGAAGAGCAGTTTGAGCAGAAACGAACGCTGATCGAGAACCGGATCAAGTTTCAGGAGAATCATCTGTTAAGGTTGCGGAAGCAGATCGAGCAGGAGCAGCATGAGTTTCAGCGGCAGCAGCAGATCCAGCAACAGCAGCACGAACAGAACGAGCGGATTCATCTGTTGCGCATGAAACAGCTGGATCGGTTCCGGGATCTATTACATCAACGCGAAGAGTCTTTGAGTCGCGAGCGGTCGTTGCATTTAGAACTGCGGCGTAAGGTAGAACGCCAGGAATTGAATCAGGCGCAGCGGATGACTCAAGAATATGAGTCCTGGAAAAAAGACCGTGACGCACAAAAGGCCGAATTGCGTCGCCAGCAGGATATGCTGGCGTTGCACGCCGATAATCTGGAACGCCGTCGCGAACGACTGGACACACTAAGGTCTGAGGTTGAAGAGACACACCGTGGTACACTGGAAATGCGTCTGGCTCTCGAAGAGGGGTGGGCACAACTGACGCAGGTAGAAGGTGAAGAAGCGGCACGTGAGCGACTGGAAAAAGCCAGAGACGCTCTGGCTGCGCATTACCGTCAGTTGCGTGAATCTCTTTCGGTGGAACGTCAGGAGCTGGATCATTCTCAAGAAGTATTTCATCGGCACCGTGACGAATTTCGCCAGGAACGTCAGGATCTTTCCGAATGGATTGCTGAGCGTGATGAACAACTGAGGTTGCGCGGCGAACAGTTACGCTTCGAAGCAGAGCAGATGTCGATTCGGGATGCGGCCTGGGATCAGAACCGGGAAACCTGGCTACAGGAAAAAGTGCATGCCGAACTCATCATTCGCGAGCTATTGCAGCAACTCGCTGAATTGACGGGTGCGGAAATGACAGTCGATGAAGCGGTGCCGGAATTGAATATGGTCTCGTCTACTTCATTCCATGAACCAGCATCCGAAATACCGGGTGAGGCGCCTTTGGATGAGCGGGCAGAATCAGTAGAGGAAGACGCAGGCAACGAACCGGACACGGAATCCTGA
- a CDS encoding UbiA-like polyprenyltransferase, whose product MLARLRLLLELIRFSHTIFALPFALLSAVLAWRGQTVRWQELVGILLCMLFARSAAMAFNRLVDRDIDAQNPRTQSRHLPAGLISVRAVFLFTLLTSLAFIASTLLFLPNRWPLYLSIPVLLFLLGYSYAKRFTIWCHYWLSAALMLSPLAAWIAIRGSLSLEPILLGLVVFFWVGGFDIIYACQDVHFDQETRLSSIPSRWGIRKALRFAMLSHALTIVCLFSLWYVAALGIPFLIAVLAVAGLLIYEHLLVNPDDLGRVNLAFFHVNAVISIGLFFVGLIDVWLA is encoded by the coding sequence ATGCTGGCCCGACTGCGCCTGTTGCTGGAACTGATTCGTTTCAGCCATACCATTTTTGCACTCCCGTTTGCACTGCTCTCCGCAGTACTGGCCTGGCGTGGCCAAACGGTTCGCTGGCAAGAACTGGTCGGCATCCTGCTCTGCATGCTGTTTGCCCGCTCCGCAGCGATGGCCTTTAATCGACTCGTCGATCGCGATATCGACGCTCAGAACCCACGCACCCAAAGCCGCCATCTGCCCGCCGGTCTGATCAGTGTGCGCGCGGTGTTTCTCTTCACACTGCTGACATCGCTGGCATTCATCGCCTCGACGCTCTTGTTCTTACCCAACCGCTGGCCCCTGTATCTGTCCATTCCAGTTCTGCTGTTTCTGCTCGGCTATTCCTATGCCAAGCGTTTCACAATCTGGTGCCACTACTGGCTTTCCGCTGCTTTGATGCTCTCACCACTTGCCGCCTGGATCGCCATTCGCGGCAGTCTTTCACTGGAACCGATACTGCTGGGACTGGTCGTCTTTTTCTGGGTTGGCGGATTCGATATTATTTACGCGTGTCAGGATGTCCATTTCGATCAGGAAACCCGGCTCTCCAGCATTCCCTCACGCTGGGGAATCAGAAAAGCACTCCGTTTTGCCATGCTCAGCCACGCATTGACCATCGTCTGCCTGTTCAGTCTGTGGTACGTCGCCGCATTGGGAATTCCCTTTCTGATTGCGGTTCTTGCTGTGGCAGGCCTGTTGATCTACGAGCACCTGCTGGTGAATCCCGACGATCTGGGACGCGTCAATCTCGCCTTTTTTCACGTGAATGCCGTCATCAGTATTGGTTTGTTCTTTGTGGGATTGATCGATGTCTGGCTCGCATAA